The Pseudomonas sp. GD03919 region TTACGGGGTACCGCAACTGGCCAGCTATTCGGCCAGCAAGTTCGCCTTGCGTGGGCTGACCGAGGCGCTGGAGCTGGAGTGGCGCGAGCACGGCATCCTTGTCGGTGACCTGATGCCGCCCTTCGTCGACACGCCGATGGTCCGCAGTCAGGCGCAGCGTCCGCCGGTGATGCGTCGCCTGGGCGTGCGTCTGGATGCCGAGCAGATCGCCGAAGCGGCCTGGCAGCAAGCTCATGCCAGTAAGGTACATCGTCCGGTAGGCATGCAGTTCTGGCTGCTGCACACGCTCGGGCAGATCACCCCAGGCTGGATCAATCGGTTGCTCATGGCCTGGCTCAGCCGCCCATGACTTCAGGCGCTGCTTGCAGATGGGCCAATGGCCGCTGGTCGACGGCTTTGTCACAAGGCCTTTCTGCATAGCGCGCATCTTTCGCACAGCGGCTATTCTACGGATGACGGTTTCAGTTCGGCGTTCTGCCGGACAGTCGTCGATACGCTTGCAGTAGACACATCGAGCACCCGCTCGATTCTCGGGGCGGCGCCAAAGGGGGCTTTGAAACGCAGGTCGTTTCAGGGGTTCCCGCCAGGCGCCGCGACACCGTCCTTGGGGCGGTCGCATTGGGAAAGCGGTTAATCCATCCATAGCCTGAGAGGGGTCGTTTATGAGCACAGCCTTCCACGAAGACTCCAGCACCCTGGTGTTGCGTCGCATGAAAGAAGGGGGATTCGACTTCGCCCAGTTTCACCCGATCGAGTTCTACGCCATCTTTCCTGACGAAGAACGGGCCAGGCTGGCCGCCAGAAACTTTCGCGGCGAGTCGCTCAACGCCCAGATATCCGCCCGTGAGGACGGCATCTGGCACCTGCAAATCAGCAAAGTGATGTACGCCACCCATGCCGGTATTGGCGAGTTCGAACATGACCTGGAATCCATCGTCGTCCCGCTGGGCGGCAAGATGGACGGCTGGGGCGTAACCCAGGAGGTGAAAGCGTCAGCCATGCGTTAGGCACCGCTGTTACGTCCATTAGCTCAGACCATCGGCCGGCCAGCCGGCCGATGGCTTCAATTCCCAGCCCAGCCCATCTCGACTTGCCAATCCTTCTCGCGCAGACTGCGCGGCGGAGGTACGTATGGCCGATGTTCTGATCCTGACGCATATCGATTATTGCCCGCCCGCTCACCTGGCGCAGGTGCTGCAGACGCGTGGCTGCAGTTTCGACGTGCGGCGCGTCGAACTGGGCGAACTGCATGCCTACGACCTGGAGCGGCCCAAGGCGGTCGCCGTGATGGGCGGGCCGATGAGCGTCAACGACCCGCTGCCCTGGATAGCCGACGAAGTGGCTGCGCTGCAGCGTTTCATCGCGCGCGACATTCCCATCATCGGCCACTGCCTGGGCGGCCAACTGCTGGCCAAGGCACTAGGTGCCGGCGTGCACCGTATGCCCTATACCGAAGCCGGTTGGCAGATCATCGAGCGTCATGCGCAATCCGCTGGCAGCCCCTGGCTGGCGCATTTGCCCGAGTCGTTCAGCATCTTCCAGTGGCATGGCGACACCTTCTCGCTACCTGAAGGTGCTCAACCCCTGCTGAGCAGCCGCTGGTGCGACAATCAGGCCTTCGCCTGGGGCGAGAAGATACTGGCCCTGCAAGGGCATCCGGAAATGACCGAAGAGCTGGTTGAATTGTGGCTCGACGACTGGGCGCACCTGCTCGATGCCAGCCAGCCCAGCCAGCAACGTATCGACGAGATGCGCGAAGGCCTGAGCGAGAAGGTCAGGGCACTGAACCAGGTGGCCGAGGGTTTCTACACGCATTGGCTGAGGCACGCCGGGCTTTGAGCCTGTGGGAGCGGGGTGTTATTGCTCGCTCGTCAGGGGCCAATGTCCACAGAACGGTTATCCCAGCATCTGATCTCCGTGACCGATTGAGTGATTTGCTCCTGCTGCGCGAACTACAGAAAGATCCTTCTCGATCTCGCGGCCTGCAGCGAGGTGGTGGGGTGTTTGGCAGGCTATACACCCTGTCGGATAACTGCTGGCAAGTGGCAATCATGCGAAGGCGGGGCGGGGAAGGCGCAGCGGTGAGCCGCTGCGCCTTTTGTTTCAGCGGTTGAAGCGTTCGACCAGGGCGTATTGGCCCTGTGCGGTGTTGGTCAGGGCTTCGCTGAGTTTGGCGGTGCTTTGCGCTTCGCCGGCGGTCTGGTCGGCCAGTTGGGCGATGGTGGTGATGTTCTGGTTGATTTCGTCGGCCACGGCGCTTTGTTCTTCCGCCGCCGCAGCGATCTGGTTGGCCATGTCGGCGATGTTGGCCACCGAGTCGCTGATACCGGACAGCGCCTGATCGGCTTTGAGAACGCGTTCGACGCCTTCGTCGGCCTGTTTGCGGCCGATTTCCATGGTCAGTACGGCCTCTTCGGCAGTACGTTGCAGTTTGGCGATCAGGCCGTGAATCTGTTCTGTGGATTCGGCGGTGCGCTGGGCGAGGGAACGAACCTCGTCGGCCACCACGGCGAAGCCACGGCCCATTTCGCCGGCGCGGGCGGCTTCGATGGCGGCGTTGAGGGCGAGCAGGTTGGTCTGGTCGGCGATGCCTTTGATCACGTCGACCACGCCGCCAATTTCGCTGCTGTCCTGGGCCAGGCGGGTCACGGTTTCGCCGGTGTCACCCACCGATTGTGACAGGCGCTGGATGGCTTCGCGGGTTTCCGCGGCGATGCTGCGACCTTCGCTGGTCAGGCGGTTGGCTTCCTGAGTCGCGATGGCGGTACGGGCGACGTTGCTGGCGACTTCCAGGGTAGTGGCAGCCATTTCGTTGACGGCGGTGGCGACCTGTTCGGTCTCCTGGCGCTGGCGTTCGAGGCTGGCCGAGCTGTTGTGCGCCAGCTTGTCGGCTTCGCGCGCTTGCTGGGTCAGATGTTCGGCGGTGTCCTGCAGGCGGGTGAGGCAGGTTTTCAGGCGCGCTTCCTGGCTGAGCATGGCCATTTCCAGGCGTGCCTCGGCGCCACGGCTGTCGGTGTACATCTGCGCGATCAGCGGGTCGGAGGTGGTTTGCTCGGCGAGGCGCAGCAGGCGTTTGACGCCGCGCGTCTGCCAGGCGATGCCAGCCAAACCCAGCGGCACGGAGAGCACGGCAGCAAGGATGAAGCCCCAGTTGCTGCCCATCCAGTGGCCGATCATGAAGCCGATCTGGCTGACCAGGATGAATGGCATCCACGCCTGGACGATGGGCAGCCACTGGTTGCTGGCCGGTACGGCCGATTTGCCGGCGTTGATGCGGGCGTATAGGGCTTCGGCGCGGCGTACTTGCTCGGCGGTCGGTTTGACGCGGACGGATTCGTAGCCGACGACCTGGTTGTTTTCGGTCACGGGCGTGACGTAGGCGTTGACCCAGTAGTGGTCACCGTTCTTGCAGCGGTTCTTGACGATGCCCATCCACGGGCGGCCCTTCTTCAGGGTCGTCCACATGTGCTCGAACACGGCGGACGGGACATCCGGGTGGCGCACGATGTTGTGTGGCGCGCGCAGCAACTCTTCGCGGCTGAAACCACTGATGTCGACGAAGGCGTCGTTGCAGTAAGTGATCTGGCCCTTGAGGTCGGTAGTGGATATCAGACGCTGTTGTGCAGGGAATGTACGCTCACGCTGAGTGACCGGCTGGTTGTTACGCATGGCAGGTATCCGTCGTTGTAATGCCCCTGTAATCGGCCGACGAACGGCAAAGTTGAGGGGTGAGTGCGTTTTGGCGAGTGTAAACGCTTTTTGTGGCCCGCCGTCCATGGCGGCCACCCTGCGGGCCGTCGCGGAGCGACGTCAAAAATTGCTCCCGGCAATTTTTTGAGTGACGTCACATTTTTGTCACGGCATGAGCCGTCCTTGGCCCGACGGCGAGGCCCTGCCGCATGACGCGGCAGGGCAACTGCATCAGTTGGCGATCATCTGCCGTAGCACGTAGTGGAGGATGCCGCCGGCCTTGAAGTATTCGACCTCGTTGAGGGTGTCGATGCGGCACAGCACTTCGACTTCCTCATGCGTGCCGTCTTCGCGGGTGATGATCAGCGTCAGCGGCATCTGCGGGCGCAGCTCCACGCCTTCCAGCCCTTCGATGGCCAGCACTTCCTTGCCGGTGAGTTTCAGGCTGTTGCGGTCGATGCCCGGCTTGAACTGCAGCGGCAGCACGCCCATGCCCACCAGGTTGGAGCGGTGGATACGCTCGAAGCTCTCGGCGATCACCGCCTTGACGCCCAGCAGGTTGGTGCCCTTGGCCGCCCAGTCGCGGCTGGAGCCAGTGCCATATTCCTTGCCGGCGATGATCACCAGTGGCGTGCCTTCGGCCTGATAGCGCATGGCTGCGTCGTAGATCGCCAGTTTCTCGCCACTGGGCACGTGCAGGGTGTTGCCGCCTTCCTCGCCGCCGAGCATCTCGTTGCGGATACGGATGTTGGCGAAGGTGCCGCGCATCATCACTTCATGGTTGCCGCGGCGTGAGCCGTAGGAGTTGAAGTCGGCCTTGTCCACGCCGTGTTCGCGCAGGTAGCGCCCGGCCGGGCTGTCGGCCTTGATGTTGCCGGCTGGTGAGATGTGGTCGGTGGTCACCGAGTCGCCGAGCAGGGCGAGGATGCGTGCCTCGCGGATATCGGTGATGCGTGGTGGGTCGCCGGCGATGTTGTCAAAGAACGGCGGATGCTGGATGTAGGTGGAGTCACTTTGCCAGGCGTAGGTGTCGGCCTTGGGCACGTCGATGGCCTGCCATTTCTCGTCGCCAGCGAAAACTTCGGCGTATTCCTTGCGGAACATGGCGGTGTCGACCTTGGCGATGGCCTCGGCGATTTCGGCCTGAGTCGGCCAGATGTCTTTCAGGTACACCGGCTGGCCGTCCTTGCCGGTGCCGAGGGCATCGCGAGTCAGATCGAGGCGCACGCTGCCGGCCAGGGCATAGGCCACCACCAGGGGTGGCGAGGCCAGCCAGTTGGTTTTCACCAGCGGATGCACGCGGCCCTCGAAGTTGCGGTTGCCGGAGAGCACCGAGGCGACGGTCAGGTCGGCCTGGGTGATGGCTTTCTCGATAGGCTCGCGCAACGGGCCGGAGTTACCGATGCAGGTGGTGCAGCCGTAGCCGACCAGATTGAAACCGAGTTTCTCCAGATAGGGCGTCAGGCCGGCGGCATTGAAATACTCGGTGACCACCTTGGAGCCGGGGGCCAGCGAGCTCTTCACCCAGGGCTGGCGCTGCAGGCCCTTTTCCACGGCTTTCTTGGCCAGCAGACCGGCAGCCATCATCACGCTGGGGTTGGAAGTGTTGGTGCAGGAGGTGATGGCGGCGATCACCACCGCGCCATCTTTCAGGCGATGAGTATGGCCGTCGTCCTCATAGTCGATTGCGCCGCTCTGCTTGTCGCCGCCTACGGCGGTACCGCCGCCGCCTTCGCTGAGCAGGCGTCCCTCTTCCTTAGCACTCGGCTTGAGCTGCAAGCCGACGAAGTCGTCGAAGGCCTGGCTGACCTGGCCCAGCGAGACGCGGTCCTGCGGGCGTTTGGGCCCGGCCAGGCTGGCTTCGACGCTGCCCATGTCCAGGCTCAGGCTGTCGGTGAATACGGGCTCGGCGCCAGGCTCGCGCCACAGACCCTGGGCTTTGCTGTAGGCCTCGACCAGTTGCACGGTGGCCTCCGGGCGGCCGGACAGGCGCAGGTAGCCGAGGGTGATGTCGTCCACCGGGAAGAAACCACAGGTGGCGCCGTACTCAGGCGCCATGTTGGCGATGGTGGCGCGGTCGGCCAGCGGCAGGTCGGCCAGGCCGTCGCCATAGAACTCGACGAATTTACCCACCACGCCCTTCTTGCGCAGCATCTGGGTGACGGTGAGCACCAGGTCGGTGGCGGTGATGCCTTCTTTCAGCTTGCCGCTGAGCTTGAAGCCGATCACTTCGGGAATCAGCATCGATACCGGCTGGCCGAGCATGGCCGCTTCCGCCTCGATGCCGCCGACGCCCCAGCCGAGTACGCCGAGGCCGTTGATCATGGTGGTGTGCGAGTCGGTGCCGACCAGGGTGTCGGGGAAGGCAAGAGTGGCGCCGTCCTCTTCCTTCGTCCACACGGTGCGCGCCAGGTATTCGAGGTTGACCTGGTGGCAGATGCCGGTGCCCGGCGGTACCACGCTGAAATTGTCGAAGGCGTGCTGGCCCCAACGGAGGAAGGCGTAGCGCTCGCCGTTGCGCTGCATTTCCAGCTCGACGTTGTCGTGGAAGGCGCTGGAGGAGGCGTAGCGGTCGACCATCACCGAGTGGTCGATGACCAGATCCACCGGCGACAACGGGTTGATCCGCTGTGGATCGCCGCCGGCCTTGGCCATGGCGTCGCGCATGGCGGCCAGGTCGACCACCGCCGGGACACCGGTGAAGTCCTGCATCAATACGCGTGCCGGGCGGTACTGGATCTCGCGGTCGGAGGCGCGCTTGTCCAGCCAGTCGACCATGGCTTGCAGGTCCTGCGGCTGTACGGTCTTGCCGTCTTCGTTGCGCAGCAGGTTTTCCAGCAGCACCTTGAGCGACTTGGGCAAGCGGTCGATGTTGCCGAGGCGTTGGGCTGCTTCTGGCAGGCTGAAATAGTGGTAGGTGGTGTCGCCGACGTGCAGTTCGCGGCGGCAGTTCAGGCTATCGAGGGAGGGCATTGCACTTCTCCTTGGGCACGCACGGTTCGGGCTGTGTCTGATGGCGGCAAACCTTCATGTTAGTTCGGCTTGGGCGGTCTGGCTAGCGCATATCCTTTATCGGTTGCTATGCGCTGCCTGTTGCGCGATGGCTGGATTTCACCGAACCGCATTCTCTGGCGGCAGGCTTGCCGAACCGTTCCAGTGGGCAGCGCATATGTAGCTGGACAGGTTTAGCGGCTCGGGGTTCCGGTCTCGGGTATTATACGCGCCTCAAGGAGTCCCTTTGATGAATACCCTGTTTCTGCATTGCCGCCCCGGTTTCGAAGGGGAGGTTTGCGCCGAGATCACCGACCTTGCCGCACGTCTGGATGTGCCGGGCTACTCCAGGGCCAGGCCCGGTAGTGCGTGCGCTGAGTTCGTCTGCGGCGAGGCGGCGGACTGCGAGCGGCTGATGCGCAGCGTGCGTTTCAACCAGTTGATTTTCCCGCGGCAGTGGGCGCGTGGTGCTTTCGTCAGCCTTCCGGAAAGCGACCGTATCAGCGTGTTGCTCGACGCCCTGGCTGATTATCCGGTGTGCGGCAGCCTGTGGCTGGAAGTGGTGGATACCAACGACGGCAAGGAACTTTCGACCTTCTGCAAGAAGTTCGAAGCGCCGCTGCGCAAGGCGCTGCTCAAGGCCGGCAAACTGGTGGACGATGCGAAGAAGCCGCGCCTGCTGCTGACCTTCAAGAGCGGCCGTGAGGTGTTCGCCGGCATCGCCGAGGCAGACAACCAGGCGATGTGGCCGATGGGCATTCCGCGCCTGAAGTTTCCCCGTGAGGCGCCGAGCCGCTCGACGCTCAAGCTGGAAGAGGCCTGGCACCATTTCATCCCGCGTGAACAGTGGGATCAGCGCCTGGCGCCGGGCATGACCGCCGTCGACCTGGGTGCGGCTCCCGGTGGCTGGACCTGGCAGCTGGTCAATCGGGAGATCCGCGTCACTGCCGTGGACAACGGGCCGATGGCCGAAAGCCTGATGTATTCCGGTTTCGTCGTGCACCAGCGCGCCGATGGCTTCACCTTTCGCCCGCGCCATCCGGTGCACTGGATGGTCTGCGACATCGTCGAGAAGCCTGCACGTACGGCGGCGATGATCGAGACCTGGCTGGGCGAGGGCCTGTGTCGCGAGGCGGTGGTCAACCTCAAGCTGCCGATGAAGCAGCGCTATGCCGAAGTACGACGCCTGCTCGATCGCATCGAGTCCGGGCTGGTCGAGCGCGGTTTGAAGGTCAGCATCGGCTGCAAGCAGCTCTATCACGACCGTGAGGAAGTGACCTGTCATCTGCGTCGGCACGGCAAATGAGGATCCGCGCGCAGGTGACCTGAAGGTCAGCTTTGCGCGACAATGCGCGCTTGTTCGTGGAGCCCCTTATGTCCGAAGCCCTGACCCTCAATCACGATGACCTGCTCGACGCCACCGGCCTGAACTGCCCGGAACCGGTAATGATGCTGCACAACAAGGTGCGCGACCTGGCGCCGGGCGGCCTGCTCAAGGTGATCGCTACCGATCCCTCGACCCGTCGTGACATCCCTAAGTTTTGCGTGTTTCTCGGCCACGAGCTGCTCGGCCAGGCCGAGGAAGACGGCACCTACCTGTACTGGATTTGCAAGAAGGCCGACTAGGCGACGCATGTCGCATGTAGGGTGCGCCGTGCGCACCGGTGATGTGCCTTGATCCGTGTTAGCTGTGGTTATTGGTGTGCGCGGCGCACCCTACGGCTCTGCACCGTTTTCAGCGTTGTTCCATCCCGCCTGTCCCGGTGCCAGGCCGCAGCTGTTCAGTAGCGTCTGCCAGGCCTTGACGTGACGCGCCGTGGCGGCGCGGAACTCCTGCCACAACGAATCCTGCTCACCGGCCAGCCGCTGCAAGTGCTCGCGTGTGGCTGTGGGAATGCCGTCGATGCGCTGCAACTGCAGCAGCGCCGCCTGCCACTGCTGGCCACGCTGGTCGACCTGCGCCAGGTAGGGCTGCAGGCCGCCCGCGTAGAACTTGACGAAGATGTTCTGCAGGATGCGCCCGCGTGGCGTCGCCTGACCCAGTGGGCACAGCGGGCGATTCTGCAGGCGTTGTTCCAGCAGTTCGCTGCCGGCATTGAGCGTATGGCGCAGGCTGGCCAGGCTGGTGATCAACTGGCCGCCCTGTTCGCTGGCATAGAGGGCGAAGAACAGCGGTTCCAGCTGATCGGCACTCGGCGGCAGTTGCTCCGGCAGGGTGGCGCCGATGCTGGCCAGCCGCTGCAATGCGTCCAGCGCGGCGCTGTCTTCCAGCGTGTCCACCGGCAAGGCCTTATCGGCGAAACGCAGGTAGTTCTCGAACTCCGGGCTGCCGTTGAGCGCATTCCAGAACACTGCTGGCAGTTGCTGGCGCTTGTCGTCGGCCAGGCGCTGCAGGGTGGCCTTCAGGCTGGAGTCGTCCTGCAGATGCGGCAGGCAGGCATCCAGGGCGCGCAGCAGGTCGCCTTCGTAGCCCAGGCGCTGGCTGGGCATCAACTGTTTGCCCAGGCTGCTGTTGCGCTGGCTGATCAGTTGCTGCAGGTGCGGACAGCGCCGCGCGTCGATGACCAGATCGAGCAGGCCGATGCGCAGTTCGGGGATATCCGAAAGCCGCTCGCGCCGGGCTGGCAGGCGGTACTGACTGATGCTGCGCTTATCGAGCGAGCTGACGTTCGGTGCATCGAGCGAACGCTGCAGGCGTTCGAGGTAGTCGCTCTGCAGGGCCAGGCCGTCATTGGCCGGGCCACAACCGGCAAGCAGAGTAAGGCAGAGGAGTAGGGCAGGTCGAATCATTTGCTCAGTCTAGAGCTGATTGCCTGCCTATCCAATCACTCAGGCGGCCTGGCGAATGCGTTTGCGCGCGCTGCGTGCCAGGCGCACGGTGAGCATCGCGGCAGCGCAGGTCAGGCCAACCACCAAGCCCTGCCACAGGCCGCTGGGGCCGCTCGGTTCACCGAATAGGTCGGACAGCCCCAGCGCATACCCCACCGGCAGGCCGATGCCCCAGTAGGCAAACAGGGTCAGCAGCATGGTGATGCGGGTGTCCTGATAGCCGCGCAGCGCACCGGCAGCGGTCACCTGGATGGCATCGGAGAACTGGAACAGCGCCGAATAGACGATCAGCGTGGCCGCGACTGCGATCACGGTTTTGTCCGGGGTGTAGATTTGTGCGATCTGTTCGCGCAGCAGGAACATCAGGCTGGCCGACATGCAGGCATAGCCCAGCGCCGCGGCCATGCTAACCCCGGCGGCGAAGCGCGCCTCACGCGGCTCGCCACGGCCCAGTGCCTGGCCGACGCGTACCGTGGCGGCCATGCCCAGCGAGTAGGGAATCATGAACACCATGGAGCTGAAATTGAGCGCGATCTGGTGCCCGGCGACCACGGTAGCACCGAGGCCGCCAATGAGCAGGGCAATGACGGCGAAGATGCTCGACTCGGCGAACACCGCCACGCCAATCGGTACGCCAATGCTCAATAGGCGCTTGATCACCGTCCACTGCGGCCAGTCGAAACCGGTGAACAATGCGCTGGCGCGGTAGTAGGGCGCCCACTTCACCCAGACCAGCATGCCGATCAGCATGAAGCCCATCACCAGCGCGGTCGCCCAGCCACAGCCGACGCCGCCCATGGCCGGCAGGCCGAACTTGCCGTAGATGAAGATGTAGTTGGCGGGAATGTTCAGCAGCAGGCCGAGGATGCCCAGTACCATGCTCGGGCGGGTGTGACCGAGGCCATCGCTGAAGCAGCGCAGCACGTGATAGAGCGCCACAGCCGGGAAACCCAGGGCCACAGCGCGCAGATAGCCCATCGCCGGAGTGATCAGCGCCGGGTCGACATTCATGATGCGCAGGATGAATTCGGCGTTCCACAGCAGGGCGGCGGCACTGCCACCGACTGCCAGCGCCAGCCACAGCGCCTGACGCACCAGTGGGCCGATGGCAGCTTCCTCGCCGGCACCGAAGCGCTGCGCCACCTTGGGGGTGGTGGCCAGCAGGATGCCGGTCATTAGCAGGAACACCGGCACCCAGATCGAGTTGCCCAGGGCCACGGCGGCCAGATCCTGCGGGCTGACGCGCCCGGCCATCAGCGTGTCGACGAAGCCCATGGCTGTGTGCGCCAACTGAGCGATGATGATGGGGGTGGCCAGGAGCAGCAGGCTGCGCAGTTCCGTGCGCACGCGGCCAAGGCGGCTGTCGGTAGACATTTCGACTCTTCGGGATAACAGGAAACCGCGTAGTCTACGCCTTGACGTAGCGGTCAGGAAAGAACGATCTGCCCCTCTGTCTGGCGACCTGTGGGCGACGCTGACGATAGCGCTGGCATAGAATGACGGCCTGCCCGATGGAGCTTGCCATGCACATAGTCGCCGACGAAAACATTCCCCTGCTCGATGAATTCTTTGCTGCCTTCGGCAGCATTCGCCGCCTGCCCGGGCGAAGCATCACGGCGGCCGATGTGCGTGAAGCCGACCTGTTGCTGGTGCGTTCGGTAACCCCGGTCAATCGCGCCTTGCTCGACGGCAGTCGGGTGCGTTTCGTCGGCACCTGCACCATTGGCACTGACCATCTGGATCTCGATTATTTCGCCGAAGCCGGCATCGCCTGGAGCAGCGCACCGGGCTGCAACGCCCGTGGCGTGGTGGATTACGTGCTGGGCAGCGTGCTGACCCTGGCTGAGCGTGAGGGCGTGGACCCAGCTGCGCGCGTGTACGGTGTGGTGGGCGCGGGACAGGTGGGTGGTCGCTTGGTCAAGCTGCTGCGTGGTCTCGGCTGGCAGGTGCGCGTCTGTGATCCGCCGCGCCAGGCCGCCGAGGGCGGCGACTTCGTCAGCCTGGAGCAGATCATCGCCGAATGCGATGTGATCAGCCTGCACACGCCGCTGGACGCATCGACCCGTCACCTGTTCGATGCGGCGCGCCTGGCGGCATTGAAACCGGGCACCTGGCTGATCAACGCCAGCCGTGGTGCCGTGGTGGACAACGCCGCGCTGCGCAGCCTGTTGCCACAACGACCGGATCTGCAGGCCGTGCTCGACGTCTGGGAGGGCGAACCGCAGGCCGATGTCGAGCTGGCTGCCCTGTGCCAACTGGCAACGCCACATATCGCCGGCTACAGCCTGGACGGCAAGCTGCGCGGCACGGCGCAGATCTATCAGGCCTGCTGCCGGGCGCTGGGGGTGGCCGAGCAGGTGCATCTGGCCGATCTGCTACCTGCGCTCTGGTTGAGCGAGCTGAGTATTGATGGCAGCGCGGATCCGGCCTGGGCGCTGGCCAGCATCTGCCGCGCAGTGTATGACCCGCGCCGCGACGATGCGGATTTTCGCCGCAGCCTGGGCGGCGATGCCGATGCGCGTCGCGCTGCGTTCGACCGCCTGCGCAAGCATTACCCGATGCGCCGCGAAATCGACGG contains the following coding sequences:
- a CDS encoding methyl-accepting chemotaxis protein; protein product: MRNNQPVTQRERTFPAQQRLISTTDLKGQITYCNDAFVDISGFSREELLRAPHNIVRHPDVPSAVFEHMWTTLKKGRPWMGIVKNRCKNGDHYWVNAYVTPVTENNQVVGYESVRVKPTAEQVRRAEALYARINAGKSAVPASNQWLPIVQAWMPFILVSQIGFMIGHWMGSNWGFILAAVLSVPLGLAGIAWQTRGVKRLLRLAEQTTSDPLIAQMYTDSRGAEARLEMAMLSQEARLKTCLTRLQDTAEHLTQQAREADKLAHNSSASLERQRQETEQVATAVNEMAATTLEVASNVARTAIATQEANRLTSEGRSIAAETREAIQRLSQSVGDTGETVTRLAQDSSEIGGVVDVIKGIADQTNLLALNAAIEAARAGEMGRGFAVVADEVRSLAQRTAESTEQIHGLIAKLQRTAEEAVLTMEIGRKQADEGVERVLKADQALSGISDSVANIADMANQIAAAAEEQSAVADEINQNITTIAQLADQTAGEAQSTAKLSEALTNTAQGQYALVERFNR
- a CDS encoding ribonuclease E inhibitor RraB, whose translation is MSTAFHEDSSTLVLRRMKEGGFDFAQFHPIEFYAIFPDEERARLAARNFRGESLNAQISAREDGIWHLQISKVMYATHAGIGEFEHDLESIVVPLGGKMDGWGVTQEVKASAMR
- a CDS encoding DUF3080 domain-containing protein — encoded protein: MIRPALLLCLTLLAGCGPANDGLALQSDYLERLQRSLDAPNVSSLDKRSISQYRLPARRERLSDIPELRIGLLDLVIDARRCPHLQQLISQRNSSLGKQLMPSQRLGYEGDLLRALDACLPHLQDDSSLKATLQRLADDKRQQLPAVFWNALNGSPEFENYLRFADKALPVDTLEDSAALDALQRLASIGATLPEQLPPSADQLEPLFFALYASEQGGQLITSLASLRHTLNAGSELLEQRLQNRPLCPLGQATPRGRILQNIFVKFYAGGLQPYLAQVDQRGQQWQAALLQLQRIDGIPTATREHLQRLAGEQDSLWQEFRAATARHVKAWQTLLNSCGLAPGQAGWNNAENGAEP
- the acnA gene encoding aconitate hydratase AcnA produces the protein MPSLDSLNCRRELHVGDTTYHYFSLPEAAQRLGNIDRLPKSLKVLLENLLRNEDGKTVQPQDLQAMVDWLDKRASDREIQYRPARVLMQDFTGVPAVVDLAAMRDAMAKAGGDPQRINPLSPVDLVIDHSVMVDRYASSSAFHDNVELEMQRNGERYAFLRWGQHAFDNFSVVPPGTGICHQVNLEYLARTVWTKEEDGATLAFPDTLVGTDSHTTMINGLGVLGWGVGGIEAEAAMLGQPVSMLIPEVIGFKLSGKLKEGITATDLVLTVTQMLRKKGVVGKFVEFYGDGLADLPLADRATIANMAPEYGATCGFFPVDDITLGYLRLSGRPEATVQLVEAYSKAQGLWREPGAEPVFTDSLSLDMGSVEASLAGPKRPQDRVSLGQVSQAFDDFVGLQLKPSAKEEGRLLSEGGGGTAVGGDKQSGAIDYEDDGHTHRLKDGAVVIAAITSCTNTSNPSVMMAAGLLAKKAVEKGLQRQPWVKSSLAPGSKVVTEYFNAAGLTPYLEKLGFNLVGYGCTTCIGNSGPLREPIEKAITQADLTVASVLSGNRNFEGRVHPLVKTNWLASPPLVVAYALAGSVRLDLTRDALGTGKDGQPVYLKDIWPTQAEIAEAIAKVDTAMFRKEYAEVFAGDEKWQAIDVPKADTYAWQSDSTYIQHPPFFDNIAGDPPRITDIREARILALLGDSVTTDHISPAGNIKADSPAGRYLREHGVDKADFNSYGSRRGNHEVMMRGTFANIRIRNEMLGGEEGGNTLHVPSGEKLAIYDAAMRYQAEGTPLVIIAGKEYGTGSSRDWAAKGTNLLGVKAVIAESFERIHRSNLVGMGVLPLQFKPGIDRNSLKLTGKEVLAIEGLEGVELRPQMPLTLIITREDGTHEEVEVLCRIDTLNEVEYFKAGGILHYVLRQMIAN
- a CDS encoding MATE family efflux transporter; the encoded protein is MSTDSRLGRVRTELRSLLLLATPIIIAQLAHTAMGFVDTLMAGRVSPQDLAAVALGNSIWVPVFLLMTGILLATTPKVAQRFGAGEEAAIGPLVRQALWLALAVGGSAAALLWNAEFILRIMNVDPALITPAMGYLRAVALGFPAVALYHVLRCFSDGLGHTRPSMVLGILGLLLNIPANYIFIYGKFGLPAMGGVGCGWATALVMGFMLIGMLVWVKWAPYYRASALFTGFDWPQWTVIKRLLSIGVPIGVAVFAESSIFAVIALLIGGLGATVVAGHQIALNFSSMVFMIPYSLGMAATVRVGQALGRGEPREARFAAGVSMAAALGYACMSASLMFLLREQIAQIYTPDKTVIAVAATLIVYSALFQFSDAIQVTAAGALRGYQDTRITMLLTLFAYWGIGLPVGYALGLSDLFGEPSGPSGLWQGLVVGLTCAAAMLTVRLARSARKRIRQAA
- a CDS encoding type 1 glutamine amidotransferase encodes the protein MADVLILTHIDYCPPAHLAQVLQTRGCSFDVRRVELGELHAYDLERPKAVAVMGGPMSVNDPLPWIADEVAALQRFIARDIPIIGHCLGGQLLAKALGAGVHRMPYTEAGWQIIERHAQSAGSPWLAHLPESFSIFQWHGDTFSLPEGAQPLLSSRWCDNQAFAWGEKILALQGHPEMTEELVELWLDDWAHLLDASQPSQQRIDEMREGLSEKVRALNQVAEGFYTHWLRHAGL
- the tusA gene encoding sulfurtransferase TusA, which codes for MTLNHDDLLDATGLNCPEPVMMLHNKVRDLAPGGLLKVIATDPSTRRDIPKFCVFLGHELLGQAEEDGTYLYWICKKAD
- the rlmM gene encoding 23S rRNA (cytidine(2498)-2'-O)-methyltransferase RlmM, which produces MNTLFLHCRPGFEGEVCAEITDLAARLDVPGYSRARPGSACAEFVCGEAADCERLMRSVRFNQLIFPRQWARGAFVSLPESDRISVLLDALADYPVCGSLWLEVVDTNDGKELSTFCKKFEAPLRKALLKAGKLVDDAKKPRLLLTFKSGREVFAGIAEADNQAMWPMGIPRLKFPREAPSRSTLKLEEAWHHFIPREQWDQRLAPGMTAVDLGAAPGGWTWQLVNREIRVTAVDNGPMAESLMYSGFVVHQRADGFTFRPRHPVHWMVCDIVEKPARTAAMIETWLGEGLCREAVVNLKLPMKQRYAEVRRLLDRIESGLVERGLKVSIGCKQLYHDREEVTCHLRRHGK